Proteins from a single region of Syntrophales bacterium:
- the uvrC gene encoding excinuclease ABC subunit UvrC, protein MDRATLDALVDGAPRGPGVYLMKGRDGEVLYVGKARDIRSRLKSYAGGTDGRFMIPFLVGRLEDVEFIVTATEKEALLLENTLIKEHRPRYNVDFRDDKAYFHIRIDTRDPFPRYQFVRRPRKDGARYFGPFPSSTSARETLSFLHGLFPLRTCRDADFRGRRRPCLEYQIRRCSAPCTGLIEAGPYAALVRDSLAFLEGRERVLLADLRRRMEKAAENLLFEEAARLRDRIGAIERVLEKQYVLSMTHRDRDVFGIHGEEGLTQVCLLFVRKGKVTGQLLFPPIRLALEREEILSALLKRYYDGEVRIPPEILLPVDIPDREVVSEWLGERRGRGVTISLPQRGEPRKLVEMAGRNAENALRAARSPGSDPRRALELAAEKLSLKKIPERIECFDIASLGADVAVGSKVAFREGRPDRGRYRRYRIRTVEGIDDYGMMYEVLRRRLSGNEEPPNLIVVDGGKGHLRVALSALRDTGVKDVEVVALAKESREHPAGRKESRGDRVFLPGRKDPLDPSRWPPLLYLLQQVRDEAHRFAQAYLHQRKAKKDLSSVLEGIPGIGPTRLKALLSTLGSAAAVRTADVPTLQKAGGIGKKTAERIAAFFRKLPGGPAGS, encoded by the coding sequence GTGGACCGGGCCACCCTCGACGCCCTCGTGGACGGCGCCCCCCGGGGACCCGGCGTCTATCTCATGAAGGGACGGGACGGGGAGGTCCTCTACGTCGGCAAGGCCAGGGACATCCGGAGCCGTCTCAAGAGCTATGCCGGCGGTACGGACGGGCGGTTCATGATCCCCTTTCTCGTCGGCCGCCTTGAAGACGTGGAGTTCATCGTCACGGCCACGGAAAAGGAAGCCCTCCTCCTGGAGAACACCCTCATCAAGGAGCACCGTCCCCGCTACAACGTCGACTTCCGGGACGACAAGGCCTACTTCCACATCCGCATCGACACGCGGGACCCCTTCCCTCGCTACCAGTTCGTCCGGCGTCCACGGAAGGACGGCGCCCGCTATTTCGGCCCCTTCCCCTCCAGCACCTCGGCCCGGGAGACCCTCTCCTTCCTGCACGGCCTGTTCCCGCTCCGCACCTGCCGGGACGCGGACTTCCGCGGCCGCCGCCGTCCCTGCCTGGAGTACCAGATCCGGCGCTGCTCGGCCCCCTGCACGGGGCTCATCGAAGCGGGCCCCTACGCCGCGCTCGTCAGGGACAGCCTGGCCTTCCTGGAAGGGCGGGAGCGGGTCCTCCTGGCGGACCTGCGACGCCGAATGGAAAAGGCCGCGGAGAACCTCCTGTTCGAGGAAGCCGCCCGGCTCCGCGACCGCATCGGAGCAATCGAGCGCGTCCTGGAGAAGCAGTACGTCCTTTCCATGACGCACCGCGACCGGGACGTCTTCGGGATCCATGGGGAAGAAGGGCTGACGCAGGTCTGTCTTTTGTTCGTCCGCAAGGGAAAGGTCACGGGGCAGCTCCTGTTTCCCCCGATCCGCCTGGCCCTGGAGCGGGAGGAGATCCTTTCGGCCCTCCTGAAGCGCTACTATGACGGGGAGGTCCGCATTCCGCCGGAGATCCTCCTGCCCGTCGACATCCCGGACCGGGAGGTCGTGTCCGAGTGGCTGGGAGAGCGGAGGGGACGGGGGGTCACGATCTCCCTCCCGCAGAGGGGGGAGCCGAGGAAACTCGTGGAGATGGCCGGCCGGAACGCGGAAAACGCCCTCCGGGCGGCACGCTCCCCCGGGTCCGATCCACGGCGGGCCCTGGAGCTTGCAGCGGAGAAGCTGTCCCTGAAGAAAATTCCGGAGCGGATCGAGTGCTTCGACATCGCCAGCCTCGGGGCGGACGTCGCCGTCGGCTCCAAGGTCGCCTTCCGCGAGGGACGGCCCGATCGGGGGCGGTATCGGCGCTATCGGATTCGGACAGTGGAAGGCATCGACGACTACGGGATGATGTACGAGGTTCTCCGCCGGCGACTCTCGGGAAACGAGGAGCCGCCGAACCTGATCGTCGTGGACGGCGGGAAGGGGCACCTGCGGGTGGCCCTGTCGGCCCTCCGGGACACCGGTGTGAAGGACGTGGAGGTCGTCGCCCTGGCCAAGGAGTCCCGGGAGCACCCGGCCGGAAGGAAAGAATCCCGGGGAGACCGGGTCTTCCTCCCCGGACGAAAGGACCCCCTCGACCCGTCCCGCTGGCCGCCGCTCCTGTACCTGCTGCAGCAGGTCCGCGACGAAGCCCACCGCTTCGCCCAGGCCTACCTGCATCAGCGAAAGGCAAAAAAAGATCTTTCTTCCGTCCTGGAAGGCATCCCCGGTATCGGCCCGACCCGCTTAAAGGCCCTGCTTTCGACCCTGGGCTCCGCAGCGGCCGTCCGCACAGCCGATGTCCCGACCTTGCAAAAGGCCGGCGGGATTGGTAAAAAGACCGCTGAGAGGATCGCCGCCTTCTTCCGAAAACTGCCGGGCGGCCCGGCCGGTTCATGA
- the recO gene encoding DNA repair protein RecO, with amino-acid sequence MNPRTPLKAEAFVLRTLDYGDSDRIVTFLTDEFGKVRGIAKGARKSRKRFANALEPFSRVRILFSRRSRDSLALIEASDPVDHHEALRGDLEKTLLASYVVDLADHFSVEGKRNDALFGLVRDFLRLLDREPALTEDHLRFYEIRLLKASGFEPVLDRCTACRCEAGSGAWRFDPRQGGIRCGACGTGDPDAVAVTAGTLKTLLLGKDVELERIGRISFTRQAAEESRVLTACFIRHLLGREIKSLQVLRAVRRLEG; translated from the coding sequence GTGAATCCGAGAACGCCTCTTAAGGCCGAGGCCTTCGTCCTGCGGACGCTGGATTACGGGGACTCGGACCGCATCGTCACCTTCCTGACGGACGAATTCGGCAAGGTCCGGGGAATCGCCAAGGGTGCCCGGAAAAGCCGGAAACGGTTCGCCAACGCCCTGGAGCCATTCTCGCGGGTCCGGATCCTCTTCTCCCGCCGCTCCCGGGACTCCCTCGCCCTGATCGAGGCGAGCGATCCCGTGGACCACCACGAAGCCCTCCGGGGAGACCTGGAGAAGACGCTCCTCGCCTCGTACGTCGTCGACCTGGCCGACCATTTCTCCGTGGAGGGGAAGAGAAACGACGCGCTCTTCGGGCTGGTCCGGGACTTTCTCCGCCTTCTCGACCGGGAGCCGGCCCTGACGGAAGACCACCTGCGGTTTTACGAGATCCGCCTGCTCAAGGCCTCCGGATTCGAGCCCGTCCTGGACCGCTGCACCGCCTGCCGGTGCGAGGCGGGCAGCGGGGCCTGGCGCTTCGATCCGCGGCAGGGCGGAATCCGCTGCGGCGCCTGCGGGACCGGAGATCCCGACGCCGTGGCCGTCACGGCGGGCACTCTGAAAACCCTTCTCCTGGGCAAGGACGTGGAGCTGGAGCGGATCGGACGGATCTCCTTCACCCGCCAGGCGGCGGAAGAAAGCCGGGTCTTGACGGCCTGCTTCATCCGGCACCTGCTCGGGCGGGAGATCAAGTCGCTCCAGGTCCTGCGCGCCGTGCGGCGCCTGGAGGGATAG
- a CDS encoding dihydroorotase: MTLLLKNGRLVDPSQDIDGPMDILIRNGKVARIARNIPSPAGKGKKTDNGTSILDMKGLVVVPGLIDMHVHLREPGFEYKETIATGCEAAVAGGFTAVACMANTDPVNDNRSVTEFILREAAASGKARVYPVASITRNLEGKILSEFWDLKEAGAAAFSDDGRPVTNGSVMRRALEYAHSLDMPVLSHSEDPTLSAGGLMNESLVSTELGLRGIPSAAEEAMIARDILLAEYTRTSIHICHVTTAGSVRLLREARARGVAVTAETAPHYFTLSDEALRDYDTNLKVNPPLRSAADVEAIREALRDGTIDAVASDHAPHALTDKAVEFDVAAFGMVGLETSLGLTLKLVHKGILTLPEMVLRMSLRPAQILRVPGGTLKPGSDADITVLDLNRFWTVDSGSFRSRSRNTPFQDMPMKGRAVMTIVGGQVVYRESENAS; encoded by the coding sequence ATGACCCTTCTTCTCAAAAACGGGCGGCTCGTCGATCCCTCCCAGGACATCGACGGCCCCATGGATATCCTGATCCGGAACGGCAAGGTGGCCCGGATCGCCCGGAACATCCCCTCCCCGGCCGGCAAGGGGAAAAAGACCGACAATGGCACGTCCATTCTGGACATGAAGGGGCTCGTGGTGGTTCCGGGACTCATCGACATGCACGTCCACCTCCGGGAACCCGGCTTCGAGTACAAGGAAACGATCGCCACGGGCTGCGAGGCCGCCGTAGCAGGAGGCTTCACCGCCGTGGCCTGCATGGCCAACACCGATCCCGTCAACGACAACCGTTCCGTGACGGAGTTCATCCTCCGGGAGGCCGCGGCCAGCGGGAAGGCCCGGGTCTACCCGGTGGCGTCGATCACCCGGAACCTCGAGGGAAAGATCCTCTCGGAATTCTGGGACCTGAAGGAGGCCGGCGCAGCGGCCTTCTCCGACGACGGCCGCCCCGTCACGAACGGCTCCGTCATGCGACGCGCCCTGGAATACGCCCATTCCCTGGACATGCCCGTTCTGTCCCACAGCGAGGACCCGACCCTGTCGGCGGGCGGCCTGATGAACGAGAGCCTGGTCTCGACGGAACTCGGTCTCCGGGGCATTCCCTCGGCGGCCGAGGAGGCCATGATCGCCCGGGACATCCTGCTGGCGGAGTACACCCGCACGTCCATCCACATCTGCCACGTCACGACCGCCGGATCCGTCCGCCTCCTCCGCGAGGCCAGGGCGCGGGGCGTCGCCGTGACAGCGGAGACGGCCCCCCATTACTTTACCCTGTCCGATGAAGCCCTCCGGGACTACGACACGAACCTGAAGGTCAACCCGCCGCTCCGCTCCGCCGCCGACGTGGAGGCGATCCGCGAGGCCCTGCGGGACGGGACCATCGACGCCGTGGCCAGCGACCACGCCCCCCACGCCCTGACCGACAAGGCCGTCGAGTTCGATGTCGCCGCCTTCGGGATGGTGGGCCTCGAGACGTCCCTGGGCCTGACCCTGAAGCTGGTCCACAAGGGGATCCTCACGCTGCCGGAGATGGTCCTCCGGATGAGCCTCCGGCCGGCGCAGATCCTCCGCGTCCCCGGGGGCACCCTGAAGCCCGGCTCCGACGCGGACATCACCGTGCTGGACCTGAACCGCTTCTGGACGGTGGACAGCGGCTCTTTCCGCTCCCGGAGCCGGAACACGCCGTTCCAGGACATGCCCATGAAGGGCAGGGCGGTGATGACCATCGTGGGCGGCCAGGTCGTCTACCGTGAATCCGAGAACGCCTCTTAA